In the Halalkalicoccus sp. CGA53 genome, GGACGGAAACAATCCTGATTCCGTTTCCATGTACACGCCCGATTGGTTGAGAGAGAACGACCCGGACCTGTACGACCTGCTGGCCCGGATCTACTCGATGCCGAGACGTCCTCCTGTGATTGACCGATCTCGCTCGACAGTTCGTGATCATAGAGCGGAGACAGGCGACCGTGACAGGAGAGATAGCGGGCCAATAGTTCGTGATCATAGAACTCAACCCACTGTTCGTGACCATCGGAGGCGTCCTATTGTTCGCGATCACCGGGAAGAATCAGGCAGTGGAGTTGGGGATCAAGACCCAATAGTTCGCGATCACCGGAAGAACACCGGAACTCGGGAGGAAAGCGATCGAGATCCGATCGTTCGCGATCACCGAGAAAGATCCCGTGAGGACGCAGACGGCCCAGATGAACCCGATCAGGGTCCGAGGGTTCGCGACCACCGCGATTACCGAGGACACTGAGTCACTGTAGGTTCCCCAACGACCCATATTGGAGGGATTACGGCTGACTCCAGGTGTCTGTGGGAGAGTCTGAGCCGTTTGCTATTCCATTGAATCATGGCATGGTTTTCTCGTTTCCTCGGTCCGATTCACAGATCCCTCGGTGTCGGTGCGGAAGTGGCATCAAATCGCTATCGGTAGGTCTGCCGAAGGATCTTTATGAGTTCGCTGTAAATTGTAATCTATACGCCGATGTCCCGTACTTCGAACCGAACCAACGGCGAGATCGTCCGCGACTTCCTTTCGATCGCGGATCTATTAGAAGAGCCAAAGCTGGCTCAACTGTACGCTTATCTCGCTCGTCACGGTAATTCGACTGTTCAGGAACTAATCGAGGCGCTTGGACTCCCTCAAGGAACCGCGTACGCCTATGTAAATCGGCTCGTCGAGGGAGGTATCGTTGAGACGACGAACAACGAGCAACCACGCAGATATAGAGCTCGTGATATCGAACTGACCGTCACTGGGGCCGATAGTGAAGGGACGTACACGATAACACCAGCACTCATCGACGCGGTCGGACGGCGCGAAACAGATGAGAACATCGACCACTACATTGATCGACACGGGGTTGATGGTCTTGCTACCGCACTAACCTACGCCGTCGCCCGAGAACAAGGGGAGGTGACCCATCGACTCATGGCGAAGGATCTGGATATTCCTCCAATCGCCGCAGAGATCATCCTTCAGACGCTTCGTCCTGTCGTTCACGAACATGCTGATATTGAGATAGCTGGCGCTTCGGTTGCAGAGATTGATCTTGGTAGACGAGACTCGGCTGACGACGCGTGAATCCGGTTCATATCGCCAATACAGGCTTGTTCGTCGTGATGGGCCAACCAACGAATGATCGGTATTAGGCGATCCGACGATTCGCACATCGAAATGACATCACATTCGTTCTCCCAGAGCGAGTCTACGATGAACTGGCCGTCGGCGGTTCTGATATGCGGACACCGACGATCGAAACGACACTCAAAGAGGGATGGGTGGATGTCGCCGGTCCGCTTGATTTTTCCAACCAATCGTATCACAAGTCATGGACGGTGTACAACGGTACATCGCAAACGTGAACTCATCTGTGGAATCCTATCACAAGTGGAATGACTCTCTCGCGATTTCGCCCTGGTTCCGTTGTCATGCCAATTTATTAATATCCGTTCACCCGCCGGAGTTCGGACTTTAGGAGCTGCTGGAGTAGCTCAACGTGATAGCTCGTGTTCCACAACCGTTTTTATCTCAGAGAGCCATCTATACTATGATTATCTATCATAATCAATAGTGATGATAGTGAGCAAAGAAAATTTGATACAAGAATCGGCACATTCGACTCCGCAACCGTTCGTCATCGGCCCTGAGGAGGGCGAAGCCTACTGGATGCTTGGCACCCTCACGATCATCAAGGCGAGTGGCGAGGAGACCGACGGCTCGTTCTCGATGTCCGAACAGCTCGCCCCGCCAGGATTCTCACCTCCTAAGCACGTCCACCCCGAGGATGACGAACTGTTCTACGTCCTCAGTGGGCGGGTTACATTCGAGATCGACGACGAGCGCATCACTGCGACGCCCGGATCAACAGTATACGCTCCGCACGGTATCCCGCACAGTTACCTGATTGAGGAAGAGACCCGCGTTCTCATCATGGTGTTCAAACCCGGGTTTGAGCAGTTCTTCGCCGAGGTTGGCCGTCCCGCCGAATCCTGGACAATCCCGACCGAGGAACCGACCGAGGAGGAAGTAGCGAAGGTCAGTGATATCGCCGAACAATACGGCTTCGAGATCGTTGGTCCGCCGATGAATGCCGAGCACTAAGTCGAGACGAGTTGCTGAAGCATCCCCTCGAACGCCAACTGGTTGAGCATAATCGACTGCACCCGGCGAGATGCCTACTTCCACTGGCGGCTGTTTACTACGCTACGTTGCGGCTCTGTTGCAATCCTTAGTGAATTACAGATTCAGTCGGTAGTTTGAGTAGATGCAGGCACTCCCAAAATCTCGATTGCTCCGATTTGCCGAGGAAGCATTTCAGTTAGCGCAACGTGCTGTGGCTCGATACTCCTCGAAGTTCTCGAAACAACGCTACACGCTCCATCAGCACATCGTTCTCCTGTGTCTCAAAGTTCGGAAGGACACAACGTATCGAACACTTCTCGACGAACTCATCGAGATGCCCCGTATTCGGAGTGCGATCAACCTCACCGAACTTCCCTCCCCGTCAACGCTGTGCAAAGCGTTCGATAGACTCGATATGGCGGTCTGGCGGGTGCTTCTCAATCTCTCGGTTTCACTGCTCCCGACCAACGGTGTTGCGGGGATCGACGCTTCGGGCTTCGACCGGAATCACGCCTCAAAGCACTACACAAAACGGACAAAGATAACGATTCAGCAGTTGAAAGTCACACTCTTAGTCGATTCGAGAGTAAACGCAATCCTCGATCTCCACGTTACAACGACCCGCAAGCACGATACACAGATCGCACCGTCACTCATCAACCGCAACACAGCTGAAGTCGAAGTCCTGCTCGGTGACAAGGGATACGACGATCAGCAGATTCGAGCAAAGGCCCGCAAGAACAATATTCGTCCACTCATCAAACACCGTGAGTTTTCCTCACTTCAGAAAGCATGGAACGCTCGATTGGATGCCGACCTCTACGCTCAACGGAACCAGAGCGAAACGGTGAACTCTCGACTCAAGCGTAAATACGGTGCGTTCGTCCGCTCACGACGCTGGTGGAGACAGTTTCGTGAACTCGCCCTTGCATGCCTCGTCCACAATCTCGACCTAACCCTTTAACGATCAGTACAGACTGTCTATTCAGCGAGGATTGTCCGTCAACCACTCTAAAACTTCACTCGCATGTTCGTCCGGTGGGAAGATTGGATAGAAGACGTATTCGATACGTCCATCAGAGACAATCAACGTTAACCGCTTCAGATAATCGTCTCCCCCAATGCTGAACCTTGGCAAGTTAAGTTCATTCGCCAATTCCCACTCGGCATCGCTGAGCATTTCGAAGGGGAGGTGTAAGCGGTCACGGGCTTCACGTTGGTACTCATTTGATTGCGTAGACAGTCCGAACACCTCCCCGACACCATTGTCCCGAAGTTCGTCGTAGTGGTTTCGAAACCCGCACGACTCAGGAGTACAGCCACGGGCACCCGGTATGTCTTCCCACCCTTCTGGGATCACGTCCTCGTCAGGACGCCCCGTCATTGGATAGACGTAGATGACGGTTCGTGATGGGAGGTCTTGGAGGTTGACCGTCGTATCGTCAGTTGCTGGGAGTGACAGGTTGGGAATCTCCATTCCCTTGAGATGGTCAGCCTCACCATCATCTTCAGGTTCTGGCAGGTCGTCCGGAAGAGGGAAATCGTGGGACATAATGCCGAGTATAACTCCTGAGCAAATAGATTTGCCGGGAAGCTCCATGTTGGAGGCCGATTTCAGACTTCTTTCTGAATAGTGAGACTGGGATCACCGGTGCTAAGCGGATGTTATTATCCGCGATGAATAGACTCCACCGACCGACTGTTTCATCCTATATTGTGTCTGAAGAATAGGATTTCAACAGAGCCTACGTTGCGTAAGTACACAACCATTCGAAAAATTACGGTATCGTCTTCAGCCCCCTTTCTATTAGGGGATCTCGGACTCCGTATGCTCGATGAGTTCCGTATCGGTTCGCCAATGGAGGAGGTGACCATGTTCATCGATCAGTTCGAAGAAATGTGCAAGCATCGCATCAAATGCTTCGCGCTCTTCTTTTTCGGTTGCGTACTTCCGTTTGAGAATCCACGTTTTCCTTCGGAGAGACGGTTCCGAGAGTGCACCAGCTTCCCATTCGTGGCCCCCTCGGTTATGCTCAAACACGCCGACGACGACGTCAGTTCGGCGAATCAGCACGTGGAACTTGAGGACAAAATTGCTTGTGAACGCTGGAACGTCTTTCATAAGAAAGGCATGATCGCCGACGCGACGTCCTGCAAGTGCTTGTTTCACCGCGAGAAGTCGCTGTTCTTCTCGTGGGTTGTAACTCCCGGTCACGAAGTACGAACGATCACTCTCGAGGACTCTTGAAAATACAGCATCGGATTCGAACAGTGCATCTTTGAGATCTTGTATATCCGTCGGTGTGAGCGGTCGATCGGCCACCTCTTTCAAATCATTGAGAATGAGAGTTACGACGTCCTCGTCCATCATTCAGGGACTCTCATTCGTGTTATTTATATATTGCTACTGGAATGGAGACTATGGTGATCCTTATTGTGCCAGTCGTCACCCGAACGGTTATGAGGTAGCCGAACCTACGCATCAGTACACAGAATGTCACAGGACACTCGACACTCCGATACGGAAGCGGCTACAGATCATCAATCGGAGTGGGAGGTTCTTCGGTTGATATCACAGCCGACGCGAGCAGCACTCCTTAGCGACATTTTGGGACATCCACAAGAGCTACCCAGCGTTCGTGAGTTCGACTATTTCAATCCGGACGTCAAACGGAGCAACATCGAGTACCATCTCAACAAACTCGTCGAGGCGAATATCGTCGAGAAGCAATCGCTCCCTCCAGGCGAACGGAAGCGTGACCTCCCCTCGACATTCTATGGACTCACCGACGAGGGGTGGTCTATTCTTGAAAAACACGGTCTCACGGACGAGCAGCCCGTCTGGAAGGCCGTAAACGAACGCGTAGAGAAACCGCCAGAAATCCAAGAAATAGAACAGATGAAACGACCGTCAACGGCGTAGGTATCTCGTTGGCCCAATTTTCGATAGTTTGAGTAGCATCGAGGCGAGTCGGCACCAACTACGGTGATAATCTTAGTGTGAGAAGCTTGCTTATTGGCAGTTGTTAGACACCATCTTACCGGGCTCTTATCAACTGCAGTTGGTTTCGCTTACTGGGTAATTTCAATGCAATGTGAGGGTGTCATAGAACGATTAGCACACCAAAGAGCAGGGTGAATGCTGAGGTGGCATGTGCTCAGCGACCCTGCGAGATGATCCTTCGGTAGAGTCGTTCTTCAATGCCGTGGAGACAGAGACGCTAGCGCTGTTCGAGCATCTCTCCTTCGAGTTCCTCGAAGAGTTCGACGTGTTCGCCCCGTCTCCGCCGGGGCGAACACGAGACCTTGAGCCACCAGAGATGATGCGTGGCTTTCTCCATTGCTACTACAAAGACATCTACGGGGTTCGTCCTGGTGAACGGGAGCTTCAGAACACGTTCGTCTGGCTCGGCTGTGGGTTCGATCGACCGCCGTCAAGAGACGCGGTCGATCGGTTTCTCACTGACCTCGAACACGTCGTTGACGAACTCTTTGCTCAGCTCGTCGAGCAGGCCGCGGAGAGCGGCCTGCTCGAGTTGACCTACTCCGTCGATACACCGATGTGAGAACGATGCCTGCCGACCAAGATGCATCGAAATGCTACGATCCACCCGCTGAAGAGTACTATTACGGCTACGGTTGTACAATCGTCTCGACCGGACAAAAGATCCCGATTGCAGCGGAGTTCACCGAGAGCAACAAGCACCAGAAGAGATGGCGATGCGCGTCACACGTGACGCGCTCGCTGTCAAACAGCCGATCTGGATGGTCGGTGACAGCGCCTACGATACGCTCGACTGGCACGACCACCTGCTGGCCGTAGGGGTCGTGCCAGTTGCCCCGTACAACCCACGAAACACTGACGAGCCGAACGACAGTGAGTACAGGGTCGAAGACCGCATCACCGAACACAGCGAGGACGTTCAGTTAAAGCAATCGACGCTAGACGAGACGTACACCCGTCGGAGTGGAGTTGAACGTACCAACGACGCGGTCAAGGACTGCGGCCTCGGGCACGTCCGCGCCCGAGGCCGCGTTCACGCACGAGCACAGGTGTTCCTTGCACTGTGCCTTCGCATTGTCGTTGCAATCACCAACTACGAACGCGGAGACAATCCGGGAACTACCGTGATCACGGTATGAGAACTCTTCTATGACACCCTCATCACGCTGTCAAACCCACAATTGTGGACTCACTGACTACTTATAGAGTCACTCGATACCCCACTCTCGAAGTTTCTCAGCGACCAGCTCGGGGTTCTCCGTTGCAACAACCATCGCGGTTTCGCGGGCGTCGCCTCTGGTTGTGATCGTTCAAAGAGTTCATCAAGATGCTGTGTCGGACAGCGTGTACGGCCCTTGTGGTGCGCCGAGCCGTCCCCGCCAATCGGCCACCTGACGACCGGTTCTACCGACAATCACCGGTCGAGTACGCCTTCTCGTGAGTGGCAACGCTGTCGCGTCGGCGGCGGTCAGCCGCCGACAGCTCCGTCTTCGCTTAGCGTAGCTCAACCGCTGCTGACGACTCGTTAAGACAGAATCGGAGACTCAGATTGAGTTAGCTGGTGACGCTTTGTGAGGTACTGAGGTTCATCATTTCTCCCTCGACTTACCGTCGATCGAAATGGATCTCAGAAGCCAGTATCATATAGAGGGACGACTCCCTGTCGTCCGAGCAGCACTCAACGAGTACGACTGGGCGAGCGAACGAGACGCTCTCTCAGTGTGAGGACGATCTGATGGCCCTTCCTGGTGAAATTGATGCAAGTGTCTATGAGGGATTGAGAGACGTGCTATAGCGCCAGCCAGATGTCACGACACTGAAATCCGACCATATGAGTGGGAAGAACGTGT is a window encoding:
- a CDS encoding quercetin 2,3-dioxygenase, which translates into the protein MSKENLIQESAHSTPQPFVIGPEEGEAYWMLGTLTIIKASGEETDGSFSMSEQLAPPGFSPPKHVHPEDDELFYVLSGRVTFEIDDERITATPGSTVYAPHGIPHSYLIEEETRVLIMVFKPGFEQFFAEVGRPAESWTIPTEEPTEEEVAKVSDIAEQYGFEIVGPPMNAEH
- a CDS encoding peroxiredoxin, encoding MSHDFPLPDDLPEPEDDGEADHLKGMEIPNLSLPATDDTTVNLQDLPSRTVIYVYPMTGRPDEDVIPEGWEDIPGARGCTPESCGFRNHYDELRDNGVGEVFGLSTQSNEYQREARDRLHLPFEMLSDAEWELANELNLPRFSIGGDDYLKRLTLIVSDGRIEYVFYPIFPPDEHASEVLEWLTDNPR
- a CDS encoding IS5 family transposase, which encodes MQALPKSRLLRFAEEAFQLAQRAVARYSSKFSKQRYTLHQHIVLLCLKVRKDTTYRTLLDELIEMPRIRSAINLTELPSPSTLCKAFDRLDMAVWRVLLNLSVSLLPTNGVAGIDASGFDRNHASKHYTKRTKITIQQLKVTLLVDSRVNAILDLHVTTTRKHDTQIAPSLINRNTAEVEVLLGDKGYDDQQIRAKARKNNIRPLIKHREFSSLQKAWNARLDADLYAQRNQSETVNSRLKRKYGAFVRSRRWWRQFRELALACLVHNLDLTL
- a CDS encoding DUF7437 domain-containing protein, whose translation is MSRTSNRTNGEIVRDFLSIADLLEEPKLAQLYAYLARHGNSTVQELIEALGLPQGTAYAYVNRLVEGGIVETTNNEQPRRYRARDIELTVTGADSEGTYTITPALIDAVGRRETDENIDHYIDRHGVDGLATALTYAVAREQGEVTHRLMAKDLDIPPIAAEIILQTLRPVVHEHADIEIAGASVAEIDLGRRDSADDA
- a CDS encoding winged helix-turn-helix domain-containing protein translates to MSQDTRHSDTEAATDHQSEWEVLRLISQPTRAALLSDILGHPQELPSVREFDYFNPDVKRSNIEYHLNKLVEANIVEKQSLPPGERKRDLPSTFYGLTDEGWSILEKHGLTDEQPVWKAVNERVEKPPEIQEIEQMKRPSTA